A genome region from Pyrenophora tritici-repentis strain M4 chromosome 9, whole genome shotgun sequence includes the following:
- a CDS encoding replication fork protection component Swi3: protein MAPTSPHTNADQFDDDLDDILGDVTYPNNVVQSTEEQTQPPSWNSNKNDTAGGLGVDEEIVITKKRQPAPKLDDQRLLSDPGIPRLRKISKERLRFKGKGHEYGDIARMLNMYQLWLDDLYPRAKFADALAIIEKVGHTKRMQMMRKDWIDEGKPRSATRKDEDEAAEKTPVLESAEHMDGVEQEGQGGPRPLSEHREPTNLPTGGSAAPVESGDPNEDELDALLAESDSKPTVPQTLPTRPAPSQDDPFADEMEAMADMDDMWD, encoded by the exons ATGGCACCAACGAGCCCACATACCAATGCGGACCAATTCGACGATGATCTGGACGATATTCTTGGAGACGTGACATATCCCAATAATGTTGTTCAATCGACCGAGGAGCAGACACAACCGCCATCCTGGAATAGCAATAAGAATGATACTGCAGGCGGCTTAGGAGTGGATGAGGAGATCGTAATCACAAAAAAGCGCCAACCTGCCCCAAAGCTTGATGATCAAAGGCTTCTGTCTGACCCTGGTATCCCCCGCCTGCGCAAAATCTCCAAAGAGCGCCTGCGTTTCAAAGGAAAGGGCCACGAG TATGGAGATATTGCTCGCATGCTGAACATGTACCAACTATGGCTCGACGATCTGTACCCCCGCGCGAAGTTTGCCGATGCCCTAGCCATCATAGAGAAGGTCGGACACACAAAGCGCATGCAGATGATGCGGAAAGACTGGATAGATGAGGGAAAGCCACGAAGTGCTACAAGAAAGGACGAGGACGAGGCTGCAGAGAAGACTCCAGTCCTTGAGAGCGCTGAACACATGGATGGCGTAGAGCAAGAGGGCCAAGGGGGTCCAAGACCTCTATCGGAACACCGAGAACCTACAAACCTTCCAACTGGAGGATCAGCTGCGCCGGTAGAGAGTGGGGATCCCAACGAGGACGAGCTGGATGCTTTGCTAGCAGAGAGTGATTCCAAACCAACAGTACCGCAGACACTCCCGACTCGACCTGCACCCTCACAGGACGACCCTTTTGCAGACGAAATGGAGGCAATGG